From Candidatus Methylomirabilota bacterium, one genomic window encodes:
- a CDS encoding ABC transporter substrate-binding protein produces MDPGRSTQVLTVNYFVNLYDTLTRWDTALQLQPGLATSWKAVNETTWEFTLRPGVKFHDGAPFTAEDVKATFERNMQTGKTVVTPGFTTIEAVQVVNPLTTRILTKKPDPLMPVRMAQMGSQILPARLITDDGVKELARRAVGTGAYRFVEWVKDERLVMQANHDWWGWEGKAPSVERVIWKPIPDEFPRIVALEKGDVDIITNVPPDRMKGIAEGRLTKIVTVPATRVVALSTNSTQPPLSDKRVRQALAYALDVPALIKNLYAGMGKPYSGGLVDTDFGYNPALKPYPYDPAKARALLAQAGYPGGIDVALYFGNGTMVNDKALIEAIVDMWSKVGIRGRIEMMEMGARQRMNNDRAVPPGGLFLGNPQSTLLDADGSLWRIFHPTGFNGKYWVGSQPGQRFHDLMEQARYSLDPKKRKALYAEATAIFHDEKPSVELFQEIVVYGVSRRVSFKPRADYRLIVSEMSLAR; encoded by the coding sequence ATGGACCCGGGGCGGTCGACCCAGGTCCTGACGGTCAATTACTTCGTCAACCTCTATGACACGCTGACCCGCTGGGATACGGCGCTCCAGCTGCAGCCCGGGCTCGCGACCTCCTGGAAGGCGGTCAACGAGACGACCTGGGAGTTCACGCTGCGTCCCGGCGTCAAGTTCCACGACGGCGCGCCGTTCACCGCCGAGGACGTCAAGGCCACGTTCGAGCGCAACATGCAGACCGGCAAGACCGTGGTCACTCCCGGCTTCACCACGATCGAGGCGGTGCAGGTCGTGAACCCGCTGACGACCCGTATCCTCACGAAAAAGCCCGATCCGCTCATGCCTGTGCGCATGGCCCAGATGGGCTCCCAGATCCTGCCTGCGCGGCTCATCACGGACGACGGCGTCAAGGAGCTGGCCCGGCGCGCCGTGGGCACCGGCGCCTACCGCTTCGTCGAATGGGTCAAGGACGAGCGGCTCGTCATGCAGGCCAATCACGACTGGTGGGGGTGGGAGGGGAAGGCGCCGTCCGTCGAGCGCGTGATCTGGAAGCCGATCCCCGACGAGTTTCCACGCATCGTCGCGCTCGAGAAGGGCGACGTCGACATCATCACCAACGTGCCGCCGGACCGCATGAAGGGCATCGCCGAGGGGCGGCTGACGAAGATCGTGACGGTCCCGGCGACCCGCGTCGTCGCGCTGTCGACCAATTCGACCCAGCCGCCGCTCTCCGACAAGCGCGTGCGCCAGGCCCTGGCCTATGCTCTCGACGTCCCCGCCCTCATCAAGAACCTGTACGCGGGAATGGGTAAACCGTATAGCGGCGGGCTCGTCGACACCGACTTCGGCTACAACCCAGCGCTCAAGCCGTACCCGTACGACCCGGCCAAGGCCCGCGCGCTCCTGGCCCAGGCGGGCTACCCCGGCGGCATCGACGTGGCCCTGTATTTCGGCAACGGCACCATGGTCAACGACAAGGCGCTCATTGAGGCCATCGTGGACATGTGGAGCAAGGTGGGGATCCGCGGGCGCATCGAGATGATGGAGATGGGTGCCCGCCAGCGCATGAATAACGACCGCGCGGTTCCGCCCGGGGGCCTCTTCCTCGGCAATCCGCAGTCCACGCTCCTCGACGCGGACGGCAGCCTCTGGCGCATCTTCCACCCGACGGGTTTCAACGGGAAGTATTGGGTCGGCAGCCAGCCGGGCCAGCGCTTCCACGATCTGATGGAGCAGGCGCGCTATTCGCTCGACCCCAAAAAGCGCAAGGCGCTCTACGCGGAGGCGACCGCGATCTTTCACGATGAGAAACCCTCGGTCGAGCTTTTCCAGGAGATCGTCGTGTACGGCGTGAGCCGCCGCGTCTCCTTCAAGCCGCGCGCCGACTACCGCCTCATCGTGTCCGAGATGTCGCTCGCCCGCTGA
- a CDS encoding malic enzyme-like NAD(P)-binding protein — translation MTNAPVASYSLIVRIRIVNTPGMLGKVTSAIGAEGGDIGAIDIVEVGREVTRDISFKASDEAHGQRITDRIRGIEGVTVVHVSDRTFLMHLGGKIEVRGRVAVKTRDDLSMAYTPGVARVCMAIHHDPEKAYTLTIKQNTVAVVSDGSAVLGLGDIGPNGAQPVMEGKALIFKEFAGVDAFPLCLNTKNVDEIVMIVKAIAPVFGGINLEDISAPRCFEIEERLQRDLDIPVFHDDQHGTAVVVLAALINALKVVGKKLPDVRIVFTGAGASGIATAKLLMLEGARHIVGCDRAGAIYRGRKDNMNPMKQWFAEHTNPEGLHGSAGEALKGADVFIGLSGPGVVSLKDIQTMNRDPVVFAMANPTPEIMPEEAGPFVRVMATGRSDYPNQINNSCCFPGFFRGLLDVRARSVNDEMKLAAAHALAGIVADSEVSEEYITPSMFDPRVVPTVAAAVADAAVRTGVARKTGRK, via the coding sequence ATGACCAATGCGCCGGTAGCCAGCTACAGCCTGATCGTCAGGATCCGCATCGTCAACACCCCCGGCATGCTCGGCAAGGTGACGTCCGCCATCGGCGCCGAGGGCGGCGACATCGGCGCCATCGACATCGTCGAGGTGGGGCGCGAGGTCACCCGCGACATCAGCTTCAAGGCCAGCGACGAGGCCCACGGCCAGCGCATCACCGACCGTATCCGCGGCATCGAGGGCGTCACCGTCGTCCACGTCTCCGACCGCACCTTCCTGATGCACCTGGGCGGCAAGATCGAGGTGCGGGGCCGTGTGGCGGTCAAGACGCGCGACGACCTGTCCATGGCCTACACGCCCGGCGTCGCGCGCGTGTGCATGGCCATTCACCACGACCCGGAGAAGGCCTACACGCTGACGATCAAGCAGAACACCGTCGCCGTGGTCTCGGACGGGTCGGCCGTGCTCGGGCTGGGAGACATCGGGCCCAACGGCGCGCAGCCGGTCATGGAAGGAAAGGCGCTCATCTTCAAGGAGTTCGCCGGCGTGGACGCCTTCCCGCTCTGCCTCAATACCAAGAACGTGGACGAGATCGTGATGATCGTGAAGGCCATCGCGCCCGTCTTCGGAGGCATCAACCTCGAGGACATCTCCGCGCCGCGCTGCTTCGAGATCGAGGAGCGACTCCAGCGCGACCTCGACATCCCCGTCTTCCACGACGACCAGCACGGCACCGCGGTCGTCGTCCTCGCCGCGCTCATCAACGCGCTCAAGGTCGTCGGCAAGAAGCTCCCCGACGTGCGCATCGTCTTCACCGGCGCGGGCGCGTCCGGCATCGCCACGGCCAAGCTCCTCATGCTCGAGGGCGCGCGCCACATCGTCGGCTGCGACCGCGCGGGCGCGATCTACCGCGGCCGCAAGGACAACATGAACCCGATGAAGCAGTGGTTCGCCGAGCACACGAACCCCGAGGGGCTCCACGGCTCGGCGGGCGAGGCGCTCAAGGGCGCGGATGTCTTCATCGGGCTCTCCGGCCCCGGTGTCGTCTCGCTCAAGGACATTCAGACGATGAACCGTGACCCGGTCGTCTTCGCCATGGCCAACCCGACGCCCGAGATCATGCCCGAGGAGGCCGGCCCCTTCGTGCGCGTCATGGCCACGGGCCGCTCCGACTATCCGAACCAGATCAACAACTCCTGCTGCTTCCCCGGCTTCTTCCGCGGCCTGCTCGACGTGCGGGCGCGCAGCGTCAACGACGAGATGAAGCTGGCGGCCGCGCACGCCCTCGCGGGCATCGTGGCCGATAGCGAGGTCAGCGAGGAGTACATCACGCCGTCCATGTTCGACCCGCGCGTGGTGCCCACCGTGGCCGCTGCGGTGGCCGACGCCGCGGTGCGGACGGGCGTGGCGCGCAAGACCGGCCGCAAGTAG
- the fdrA gene encoding acyl-CoA synthetase FdrA, translated as MATTTCCLVRPDTYRDSVELMRVAALVEKVRGVSRAALMMATPANRELLSGAGLLDATGAAAGPNDLVVAVAAADRAAGERALTEAARLLDEQAAVSVPSGDKPAPLSIWEAVAECPRANLAIISTPGAYATAEALKALKRGLHVFIFSDNVPVADEVELKRLAAKKKLLVMGPDCGTAILDGVPLGFANAVRRGSIGLVGASGTGLQQVSCLIDRLGEGCSQVIGVGGHDLDERVGGLMMQEGIERLAADPGTRVIVLVSKPPAPAVARRVLDVARKSGKPVVVNFLGGDPAAIRGAGAIPAATLEDAARAAVALARGKKASTAPLAVAPKLAAAGRAKARRFGKGQSLVRGLYSGGTLCQEAALILDEAGGHGHTTIDLGDDEFTVGRPHPMIDFRLRNERILATAKDDATAVILLDVVLGYGAHPDPAGALVPAIEGAIKAAAKRRRGLAFVASVCGTPADPQGLARQETRLAAAGVLLAPSNAQAARLAASLVGHRRPARHRRPAQRKS; from the coding sequence GTGGCCACCACGACGTGCTGCTTGGTCCGGCCCGACACGTACCGCGACTCGGTCGAGCTGATGCGCGTGGCCGCCCTGGTCGAGAAGGTGCGCGGGGTGAGCCGCGCCGCGCTCATGATGGCGACGCCGGCCAACCGCGAGCTGCTCTCCGGCGCGGGGCTCCTTGACGCCACGGGCGCGGCCGCCGGGCCCAACGACCTGGTCGTGGCGGTCGCCGCGGCGGACCGCGCGGCGGGCGAGCGTGCGCTCACCGAGGCGGCCCGTCTCCTCGACGAGCAGGCCGCCGTGTCAGTGCCCTCGGGCGACAAGCCGGCCCCGCTCAGCATCTGGGAGGCCGTGGCCGAGTGCCCACGGGCGAATCTCGCCATCATCTCGACGCCGGGCGCCTACGCGACCGCGGAGGCGCTCAAGGCGCTCAAGCGCGGGCTCCACGTCTTCATCTTCAGCGACAACGTCCCCGTTGCCGACGAGGTCGAGCTGAAGCGGCTGGCCGCGAAGAAGAAGCTTCTCGTCATGGGCCCGGACTGCGGCACCGCCATCCTCGACGGCGTGCCGCTCGGCTTCGCCAATGCCGTGCGGCGCGGCTCCATCGGGCTCGTCGGCGCTTCCGGCACGGGGCTCCAGCAGGTCAGCTGCCTCATCGACCGTCTGGGCGAGGGCTGCTCGCAGGTGATCGGCGTCGGCGGCCACGACCTCGACGAGCGTGTGGGCGGTCTCATGATGCAGGAAGGCATCGAGCGCCTCGCGGCGGATCCCGGGACGCGCGTCATCGTCCTGGTCTCCAAGCCCCCCGCCCCCGCCGTCGCCCGCCGCGTCCTCGACGTCGCCCGCAAGTCGGGCAAGCCCGTCGTCGTCAACTTTCTCGGCGGCGACCCCGCGGCCATCCGCGGGGCCGGCGCGATCCCCGCCGCCACGCTCGAAGACGCTGCGCGCGCGGCCGTCGCGCTCGCGCGGGGCAAGAAGGCCTCCACCGCGCCGCTCGCGGTGGCTCCGAAGCTCGCCGCCGCGGGGCGGGCCAAGGCGCGGCGCTTCGGCAAGGGCCAGTCTCTCGTGCGCGGCCTCTACAGCGGCGGCACGCTGTGCCAAGAGGCGGCGCTGATCCTCGACGAGGCCGGCGGCCACGGGCACACGACCATCGACTTGGGCGACGACGAGTTCACCGTCGGCCGCCCGCACCCGATGATCGACTTCAGGCTGCGCAACGAGCGCATCCTGGCGACGGCCAAGGATGACGCCACGGCGGTCATCCTGCTGGATGTCGTCCTGGGCTACGGCGCCCACCCGGATCCGGCCGGCGCGCTCGTCCCGGCCATCGAGGGCGCGATCAAGGCGGCGGCCAAGCGCCGGCGCGGCCTCGCCTTCGTCGCCTCCGTCTGCGGCACTCCCGCCGATCCTCAGGGCTTGGCGCGCCAGGAGACGCGGCTCGCGGCCGCCGGGGTGCTCCTGGCGCCGAGCAATGCCCAAGCCGCGCGGCTGGCGGCCTCCCTGGTCGGCCATCGCCGGCCCGCGCGCCATCGCCGGCCCGCGCAAAGGAAGAGCTGA
- a CDS encoding DUF1116 domain-containing protein, translating into MPAPKPKTPAKSAPLFDGGIRALNVGVAEFALSPRAHGASVLELDWRPPAGGDRDFGLLLARLEDDPDDPIGSRVAAANKQAIERILAAKPMLVDIGRAADNLKGLGPRHLLHAGPPIAWARMCGPMRGAVIGAILYEGWADAPDAAERLAAGGDVTFAPCHHFGAVGPMAGILSPSMPVVIVENAPGGTRAFATLNEGMGKVLRFGAYSQEVLDRLRWMNESLAPALGQALRARGPVDLKNLTAQALQMGDECHNRNVAATSLFARLIAPALVRTAPADVAARVLEFLEANNHFYLNLSMAASKATMDAAHGIEGSTVVTAMARNGVEVGVRMSGTGDAWFTAPAPVPDGLYFPGYGPADANPDLGDSAITETAGLGGLAMAAAPAIVRFIGGAAEDAIVTTKRMYTITLARNNDFGIPALGFTGTPTGIDARRVVDSGVQPVFNTGIAHREAGIGQIGAGIAKAPLACFAGALRELGRRLKVAT; encoded by the coding sequence ATGCCGGCGCCGAAACCGAAGACCCCGGCCAAATCCGCGCCCCTCTTCGACGGGGGCATCCGCGCGCTCAACGTCGGCGTCGCGGAGTTCGCGCTCTCCCCGCGCGCTCACGGCGCCAGCGTACTCGAGCTCGACTGGCGCCCGCCTGCGGGCGGCGACCGCGACTTCGGCCTCCTGCTGGCGCGTCTCGAAGACGACCCCGACGATCCCATCGGCTCGCGCGTCGCCGCCGCGAACAAGCAGGCCATCGAGCGCATCCTGGCCGCCAAGCCCATGCTCGTGGACATCGGGCGCGCCGCCGACAACCTGAAGGGCCTCGGCCCGCGCCACCTCCTCCACGCCGGCCCCCCCATCGCGTGGGCGCGCATGTGCGGCCCCATGCGCGGAGCCGTCATCGGCGCCATCCTCTACGAGGGCTGGGCCGACGCGCCGGACGCCGCGGAGCGGTTGGCCGCCGGAGGCGACGTGACATTCGCCCCCTGCCATCATTTCGGCGCCGTCGGGCCGATGGCCGGCATTCTCTCGCCGTCCATGCCCGTCGTCATCGTCGAGAACGCGCCGGGCGGCACCCGCGCCTTCGCGACGCTCAACGAGGGGATGGGCAAGGTCCTGCGCTTCGGGGCCTACAGCCAGGAAGTCCTCGACCGCCTGCGTTGGATGAACGAATCGCTGGCGCCTGCGCTCGGCCAGGCGCTCCGCGCCCGCGGGCCGGTGGACCTCAAGAACCTGACGGCGCAGGCGCTCCAGATGGGCGACGAGTGCCACAACCGGAATGTGGCGGCGACCTCGCTCTTCGCCCGGCTGATCGCGCCGGCCCTCGTGCGCACCGCCCCAGCCGACGTCGCGGCGCGCGTGCTCGAGTTTCTCGAGGCCAACAACCACTTCTACCTGAACCTCTCGATGGCGGCCTCCAAGGCGACGATGGACGCGGCGCACGGCATCGAGGGCTCGACCGTGGTGACCGCGATGGCGCGAAACGGCGTCGAGGTCGGCGTCCGCATGAGCGGCACGGGGGACGCGTGGTTCACGGCCCCGGCCCCGGTGCCCGACGGCCTCTACTTTCCCGGCTACGGTCCCGCGGATGCCAACCCCGACCTCGGCGACAGCGCCATCACGGAGACCGCCGGCCTCGGCGGCCTCGCAATGGCGGCCGCGCCCGCCATCGTACGCTTCATCGGCGGCGCCGCCGAGGACGCCATCGTGACCACGAAGCGCATGTACACGATCACGCTGGCGCGAAACAACGACTTCGGCATCCCGGCGCTGGGCTTCACGGGCACGCCGACCGGCATCGACGCGCGCCGCGTGGTGGACAGCGGCGTCCAGCCGGTGTTCAACACGGGCATCGCCCACCGCGAGGCGGGCATCGGCCAGATCGGCGCCGGCATCGCCAAGGCGCCGCTCGCCTGCTTCGCGGGCGCGCTCCGCGAGCTCGGCCGCCGCCTCAAGGTCGCGACATGA
- a CDS encoding gamma-glutamylcyclotransferase: protein MMSVKLAVNGTLMRGLELNPNMIDAGATFVREAATAPAYRLWSINDRHPAMIRVASGGVSVAVEVWAVSPEGLAQILTQEPPGLCISKVKLADGEEVLGVLGEPLLSEGQREITQHGGWRAYVASKKK from the coding sequence ATGATGTCGGTCAAGCTTGCGGTCAACGGCACGCTGATGCGGGGGCTCGAGCTCAATCCCAACATGATCGACGCGGGCGCGACCTTCGTGCGGGAGGCCGCGACGGCGCCAGCGTACAGGCTTTGGTCCATCAACGACCGCCACCCCGCGATGATCCGCGTCGCCTCGGGCGGCGTGTCGGTGGCCGTGGAGGTGTGGGCCGTGTCCCCGGAGGGCTTAGCTCAGATCCTCACGCAGGAGCCGCCCGGCCTCTGCATCAGCAAGGTCAAGCTCGCTGACGGCGAAGAAGTACTTGGCGTACTCGGCGAACCGCTCCTCTCCGAGGGGCAGCGCGAGATCACGCAGCACGGCGGCTGGCGCGCCTACGTCGCCTCGAAGAAGAAATAA
- a CDS encoding PaaI family thioesterase, with product MSGDTVDVGALAALWRGTLVELLGIEFVELTRERVVATLAIRDELRTVGGALHGGTLMAFADTLGAVATVLNLPAGAGTTTLESKTNFFAAGRSGTVRAETTPLHRGKRTMVWQTRVSDESGRLLSMTIQTQMVLG from the coding sequence ATGAGCGGAGACACGGTGGACGTCGGCGCCCTGGCCGCGCTGTGGAGGGGCACGCTCGTGGAGCTCCTCGGCATCGAGTTCGTGGAGCTCACGCGCGAGCGGGTCGTCGCCACGCTCGCTATCCGCGATGAGCTTCGGACCGTCGGGGGCGCGCTCCACGGCGGGACCTTGATGGCCTTCGCCGATACGCTGGGCGCCGTCGCCACCGTGCTCAACCTGCCCGCCGGCGCCGGCACGACCACGCTCGAGTCCAAGACGAACTTCTTCGCCGCCGGCCGCTCGGGTACGGTGCGCGCCGAGACCACGCCGCTCCATCGCGGCAAGCGGACCATGGTGTGGCAGACCCGGGTGAGCGACGAGTCGGGCCGCCTGCTGTCGATGACCATCCAGACCCAGATGGTCCTCGGGTGA
- a CDS encoding sulfatase-like hydrolase/transferase: protein MFLIGRQFCVKVLAFLLVNFAVFAAYRVSFIRLFGAPEALSGAPAALLRGLGLDAALLALELCILALLALVTRRLRLRATLAGLWVFTCANALCAAVNLFVFRERQQHLWEIVPANIGRPYEMLIAFEPFATAHPFVIGGGLFGIALAALAARRHTRPLAGQAVDLWRPAAFVVALAVIGALLWVALEIVPTKASKGLQIRLVSSLDRMRLGDYVLNQAVGNPLQDLIRLLGLPDGTTRYQLDAQEALDLSRRLLGLPAGDPTYPLLRQVRGEDQLGIRNVVVIMVEGLSSALIDHRVGSEYVMPYVHGLCEQGLCFRKMIQSFSATDGSVFAIVTSLPAPFALSRTADLPAREINGLTGSLARSIGADGYRHYYVAGFKQRSADFVTFMGNQGYRGFGYDDLRARLGDRAGADTNALGVFDGPMLQEAAKIILSSSGPFTAHMMTTTTHSPWTVPPSTTNPLADEVLATFQYLDRSVRDFVEVVRLHDPDLDHTLLVITGDHTSHVFDSRTMERLRVPLIFFGPRLTRAKDRWASRQERSGTHLDIVPTVLGLLDGEHLYSGMGRNLFDAGADAGEGGLISGTYGSFLYLKDGLALRYTLRNDRSELFRLRDGDIVFRDVSDAEPETAARLKRELLALSETADRLSRDRRIFPPPGATAAVESRRQPPELFPRRYP from the coding sequence ATGTTCCTCATCGGCAGACAGTTCTGCGTCAAGGTGCTCGCGTTCCTCCTCGTCAACTTCGCGGTCTTCGCCGCCTACCGCGTCTCCTTTATCAGATTGTTCGGGGCGCCGGAGGCGCTCTCGGGGGCGCCTGCCGCGCTCCTGCGGGGCCTGGGTCTCGACGCCGCCCTGCTCGCGCTCGAGCTGTGCATCCTGGCCCTGCTCGCGCTGGTCACTCGCCGCCTGCGCCTCCGCGCCACGCTCGCCGGGCTCTGGGTCTTCACCTGCGCCAACGCGCTGTGCGCGGCGGTCAACCTCTTCGTCTTCCGCGAGCGTCAGCAGCACCTCTGGGAGATCGTCCCCGCGAACATCGGACGTCCGTACGAGATGCTGATCGCTTTCGAGCCGTTCGCCACCGCGCACCCCTTCGTGATAGGCGGGGGCCTCTTCGGCATCGCGCTCGCCGCGCTCGCCGCGAGGCGGCACACGCGCCCCCTGGCCGGACAGGCCGTCGACCTTTGGCGGCCGGCCGCCTTCGTCGTGGCCCTGGCCGTCATCGGTGCTCTGCTGTGGGTCGCCCTCGAGATCGTGCCGACGAAGGCGAGCAAGGGGCTCCAGATCCGCCTCGTGTCGAGCCTCGATCGGATGCGGCTTGGCGACTACGTGCTGAACCAGGCGGTCGGCAACCCGCTCCAGGACCTGATCCGCCTCTTGGGCCTCCCGGACGGCACGACCCGGTACCAGCTCGACGCCCAGGAGGCCCTCGACCTGAGCCGGCGCCTGCTCGGGCTCCCGGCCGGCGACCCCACCTATCCGCTGCTCCGTCAGGTGCGGGGCGAGGACCAGCTTGGCATCCGCAACGTGGTCGTCATCATGGTCGAGGGGCTCAGCTCCGCGCTCATCGACCATCGCGTCGGCAGCGAGTACGTCATGCCCTACGTCCACGGACTCTGCGAGCAAGGCCTCTGCTTCCGCAAGATGATCCAGAGCTTCTCCGCCACGGACGGCTCGGTCTTCGCTATCGTCACCAGCCTGCCGGCGCCGTTCGCGCTCAGCCGCACCGCGGACCTGCCCGCCCGGGAGATCAACGGGCTCACCGGCTCGCTCGCGCGCAGCATCGGCGCCGACGGGTACCGGCACTACTACGTCGCCGGATTCAAGCAGCGCAGCGCCGACTTCGTCACGTTCATGGGTAATCAAGGCTACCGGGGTTTCGGCTACGACGACCTGCGCGCCCGCCTCGGTGACCGAGCCGGCGCGGACACCAACGCGCTCGGCGTCTTCGACGGGCCGATGCTGCAGGAGGCCGCCAAGATCATCCTCTCCAGCTCGGGCCCGTTCACCGCTCACATGATGACCACGACTACCCACAGCCCGTGGACCGTGCCGCCGTCTACGACGAACCCGCTCGCCGACGAGGTGCTCGCGACCTTCCAGTACCTCGACCGGTCGGTTCGCGACTTCGTCGAGGTCGTGCGGCTCCACGACCCGGACCTCGATCACACGCTTTTGGTCATCACCGGCGACCACACGAGCCACGTCTTTGACTCGCGCACCATGGAGCGCCTTCGCGTCCCGCTGATCTTCTTCGGCCCGCGGCTCACCCGCGCGAAGGATCGCTGGGCCTCCCGGCAGGAGCGGTCGGGCACCCATCTCGATATCGTGCCGACCGTCCTGGGGCTCCTCGACGGCGAGCACCTCTACAGCGGGATGGGGCGGAATCTTTTTGACGCCGGCGCCGACGCGGGCGAGGGCGGGCTCATCAGCGGCACGTACGGGAGCTTTCTGTACCTCAAGGACGGCTTGGCTCTGCGCTACACCTTGCGAAATGACCGGAGCGAGCTTTTCCGCCTCCGCGACGGCGATATCGTCTTCCGCGACGTATCCGACGCGGAGCCCGAGACCGCCGCGCGGCTCAAGCGCGAGCTGCTCGCGCTGTCCGAAACCGCCGACCGGCTGAGCCGCGACCGGCGTATATTTCCCCCTCCGGGGGCGACGGCGGCCGTGGAGAGCCGCCGCCAGCCGCCCGAACTCTTTCCCAGGAGGTATCCGTGA
- a CDS encoding VOC family protein has protein sequence MIQARKLGHIVLKVRDAQKSKDFYTRVLGLKLAYEDLEHGAVFLSFGSQHHDLALFQLATGETPEAAQPGLHHSAWQLGSFEELQAAHRELRELGVAVDSVIEHNVTRSVYFPDPDGNRVELYCDMVEHGFEAMQTMGPRRDVIDIETGQVIAAGQPLGR, from the coding sequence ATGATTCAAGCTCGTAAGCTTGGCCACATCGTGCTGAAGGTTCGCGATGCCCAGAAATCCAAGGACTTCTACACGCGCGTGCTCGGCCTCAAGCTCGCCTACGAGGACCTGGAGCACGGTGCGGTCTTCCTCAGCTTCGGCAGCCAGCACCACGACCTCGCGCTCTTCCAGCTCGCTACCGGCGAGACCCCCGAGGCGGCTCAGCCGGGCCTGCACCACTCGGCGTGGCAGCTGGGGAGCTTCGAGGAGCTGCAGGCCGCCCATCGCGAGCTGCGCGAGCTCGGCGTGGCCGTGGATTCTGTCATCGAGCACAACGTCACGCGCAGCGTGTACTTTCCCGACCCCGACGGCAACCGTGTGGAGCTCTACTGCGACATGGTCGAGCACGGTTTCGAGGCCATGCAGACCATGGGGCCGCGGCGAGACGTGATCGACATCGAGACGGGCCAGGTCATCGCGGCGGGGCAGCCCCTCGGCCGCTGA